One Nostoc punctiforme PCC 73102 DNA window includes the following coding sequences:
- a CDS encoding photosystem I reaction center subunit II PsaD: MAETLSGQTPLFAGSTGGLLKKAEVEEKYAITWTSPKEQVFELPTGGAATMRKGENLLYIARKEYGIFLGGQQLRKLKITDYKVYRILPNGETTLLHPADGVFPEKVNEGRDKVRYVDRRIGQNPSPSKVKFSGVATYDAP; this comes from the coding sequence ATGGCAGAAACACTCTCTGGACAAACCCCACTATTTGCTGGCAGCACTGGTGGCTTGCTAAAGAAAGCAGAAGTGGAAGAAAAGTACGCTATCACTTGGACTAGCCCGAAAGAGCAAGTTTTTGAATTGCCTACAGGTGGTGCTGCTACTATGCGGAAAGGTGAAAACCTGCTGTATATAGCTCGGAAAGAATATGGCATCTTTTTGGGCGGTCAGCAACTCCGGAAACTCAAAATTACAGATTACAAAGTCTACCGGATTTTACCCAACGGAGAAACCACTTTACTTCACCCAGCTGATGGTGTCTTCCCTGAAAAGGTAAATGAAGGTCGTGACAAAGTGCGTTATGTAGACCGTCGGATCGGACAAAACCCCAGTCCCTCTAAAGTTAAGTTTAGCGGTGTTGCAACCTACGACGCTCCGTAA
- a CDS encoding high light inducible protein → MTNKGFTINERGQLNRFAIEPKIYVDETPRIGFTEYAEKLNGRLAMIGFISLIALEVFTGNGLIGWLTSF, encoded by the coding sequence ATGACAAACAAAGGCTTTACTATTAACGAACGCGGTCAACTCAACAGATTTGCAATTGAACCCAAAATTTATGTTGATGAAACCCCACGGATAGGCTTCACCGAATATGCCGAAAAACTCAATGGTCGTTTGGCAATGATTGGTTTTATCTCACTCATCGCGTTGGAAGTTTTCACCGGAAACGGTTTGATTGGATGGCTAACTAGTTTTTAG
- the trpE gene encoding anthranilate synthase component I: protein MIFPHFSQFSSLAQQGNFVPVYQEWVADLDTPVSAWYKVCAGQPYSFLLESIEGGEKLGRYSLVGCDPLWVLEARGDRTTQLNRDGSQVVFAGDPFAALAECLAPYHPVKLPELPPGIGGLFGFWGYELINWIEPRVPIYPPDERNIPDGLWMQVDHLLIFDQVKRKIWAIAYADLRDPNVDLHAAYQQACDRVTQMLEKLSLPLSPEKTRLEWKSPGSRGAEEQKSGETDEYNSNFTRPDFCASVQKAKDYIKAGDIFQVVISQRLSTPYTGDPFALYRSLRQINPSPYMAYFNFQDWQIIGSSPEVMVKAETAPDGGVIATVRPIAGTRPRGKTTQQDAAFAQDLLEDPKEVAEHVMLVDLGRNDLGRVCQNGSVKVDELMVVERYSHVMHIVSNVVGKLALDKTAWDLLKACFPAGTVSGAPKIRAMEIIHELESSRRGVYSGVYGYYDFEGQLNTAIAIRTMVVHDKTVSVQAGAGLVADSEPEKEYEETLNKARGLLEAIRCLR from the coding sequence ATGATTTTTCCGCATTTCTCCCAGTTTTCCAGCCTAGCGCAACAAGGCAACTTCGTCCCCGTATATCAAGAATGGGTAGCGGACTTAGATACGCCCGTCTCTGCTTGGTATAAAGTTTGTGCAGGTCAGCCCTATAGCTTTTTGTTGGAATCAATAGAAGGTGGGGAAAAACTAGGACGCTATAGTTTAGTAGGCTGCGATCCGCTTTGGGTTTTAGAAGCAAGAGGCGATCGCACCACCCAGTTAAACCGCGATGGTTCGCAGGTTGTTTTTGCAGGCGACCCTTTTGCAGCTTTAGCCGAATGTTTAGCACCTTATCACCCAGTCAAGTTACCAGAGTTACCGCCAGGGATTGGCGGTTTGTTTGGGTTTTGGGGCTATGAATTGATTAACTGGATTGAGCCGCGCGTGCCAATCTATCCACCAGATGAGCGAAATATCCCTGATGGCTTGTGGATGCAGGTAGACCACCTGTTGATTTTTGACCAGGTGAAGCGAAAAATTTGGGCGATCGCTTATGCTGATTTACGCGACCCCAATGTAGATTTACACGCAGCCTATCAACAAGCGTGCGATCGCGTCACCCAAATGCTCGAAAAGCTATCTCTCCCCTTATCCCCAGAAAAAACTCGATTGGAATGGAAATCGCCAGGAAGTAGGGGAGCAGAGGAGCAGAAAAGCGGCGAAACAGACGAGTACAACAGTAATTTTACCCGCCCTGATTTTTGCGCTAGTGTCCAAAAGGCCAAAGATTACATCAAAGCAGGCGATATCTTTCAAGTAGTAATTTCTCAGCGACTATCAACACCATATACAGGCGACCCCTTTGCCCTTTACCGCTCCCTACGTCAGATAAATCCTTCGCCTTACATGGCTTACTTTAACTTCCAAGATTGGCAAATCATCGGTTCCAGTCCTGAAGTGATGGTGAAAGCCGAAACTGCTCCAGATGGGGGAGTTATAGCAACAGTACGCCCCATTGCTGGGACACGTCCACGGGGTAAAACTACCCAGCAAGATGCAGCATTCGCTCAAGATTTACTCGAAGATCCCAAGGAAGTTGCCGAACACGTGATGCTTGTAGATTTAGGGCGGAATGATTTGGGGCGTGTTTGTCAAAATGGTAGCGTCAAAGTTGATGAATTAATGGTAGTTGAGCGCTACTCCCATGTGATGCACATTGTCAGCAATGTTGTAGGTAAATTAGCACTAGATAAAACAGCATGGGATTTATTGAAAGCTTGCTTCCCAGCTGGTACGGTAAGTGGCGCACCCAAGATTCGGGCAATGGAAATTATCCACGAGCTAGAGTCTAGTCGGCGCGGTGTTTATTCGGGTGTGTATGGATATTACGATTTTGAAGGACAATTAAATACTGCGATCGCAATTCGCACAATGGTGGTACATGACAAGACGGTTAGCGTACAAGCTGGCGCAGGTTTAGTGGCTGATTCTGAGCCAGAAAAAGAATACGAAGAGACGTTGAATAAAGCTAGAGGTCTATTAGAAGCAATTCGTTGTTTGCGTTGA